In Xyrauchen texanus isolate HMW12.3.18 chromosome 35, RBS_HiC_50CHRs, whole genome shotgun sequence, one DNA window encodes the following:
- the LOC127629224 gene encoding transcription factor HES-5-like, which yields MAPHSVTIASFDHLNFSDKDKLKLRKPIVEKMRRDRINSCIDQLKSLLEKELHSHDPNTKLEKADILEMTVSFLKKQLRLPAARAQRDYNEGYSHCWRESMQFLTLHSTGGGSARELQHLHNAQRASSAVSTTPPTHSSKLSTVSLHQPDSRRPIWRPW from the exons ATGGCACCACATTCAGTTACAATTGCCTCTTTTGACCATCTTAATTTCAGTGATAAGGACAAATTAAAG CTAAGGAAACCAATTGTTGAGAAGATGCGGAGAGATCGCATCAACAGCTGCATCGACCAGCTCAAAAGTCTGTTAGAGAAGGAATTACACAGCCATGACCCCAACACCAAACTCGAGAAGGCCGATATCCTGGAGATGACCGTCAGCTTTCTTAAAAAGCAGCTGCGGCTCCCAGCAGCTCGGGCTCAGAGGGATTATAATGAAGGATACTCTCATTGCTGGAGGGAGTCTATGCAATTCCTCACTCTTCACTCCACTGGAGGAGGATCTGCCCGGGAGCTCCAGCATCTCCATAACGCCCAGCGAGCAAGCTCAGCTGTCAGCACCACTCCACCAACACACTCTTCTAAACTGAGCACAGTCAGTTTACATCAGCCTGACAGCAGGAGGCCCATATGGAGACCATGGTAG
- the LOC127628521 gene encoding draxin-like — MTAICWYFGPFLLLILVTMILSAETGQNAVIEFISDNAVIPPRPEASIHQHSHHRKHRGHKERMVTGQLRKRPHITVIHTQNVGPELKGLSPVHLEMNPGDKRQVMSLTMRIFMGFDSLIPDQMNISPSNEIPEKAMSHLNGRKGLHNKESGAPVKKLRVSFDQRLNKNSFGTPTENVFSVAVSGEPSTHPTPTSKPQFKSNSDEDAMPTLNMAIFDWTDYEDMRPIHKQQSSKKRAKWNPGSDIQPTKSNSSGNVTLLPAINCNHHLDCLPGSCCNLRNYVCELHNRGLNNKCYDNCMCEEGLQCYAKLHRHYRITRKKGRCVDPEGVNLNHVMFSVV, encoded by the exons ATGACAGCTATATGTTggtattttggcccatttctcctcCTTATCTTGGTGACCATGATATTGAGCGCTGAGACAGGGCAAAATGCAGTCATAGAATTCATCAGTGACAATGCTGTTATCCCGCCCAGGCCAGAGGCATCCATACATCAACACAGTCATCACAGGAAGCACAGAGGTCACAAGGAGAGGATGGTAACAGGTCAGCTCAGAAAGAGGCCTCACATTACTGTGATCCACACCCAAAATGTAGGACCAGAGCTGAAGGGCCTTAGTCCCGTCCACTTAGAGATGAATCCAGGAGATAAAAGACAGGTTATGAGTCTGACAATGAGGATCTTCATGGGGTTTGATTCCTTAATTCCAGATCAAATGAATATCTCTCCCAGTAATGAGATTCCAGAGAAGGCAATGAGTCACCTTAATGGTCGCAAGGGTCTTCATAATAAAG AGTCTGGGGCACCAGTGAAGAAACTGAGGGTTTCTTTTGATCAGAGGTTGAATAAAAACTCATTTGGGACTCCCACAGAGAATGTATTCTCTGTAGCAGTCAGTGGGGAACCCTCTACACACCCAACCCCCACCAGTAAACCACAG TTCAAAAGTAACTCAGATGAGGATGCGATGCCCACTTTAAACATGGCAATCTTTGACTGGACTGATTATGAAGATATGAGGCCTATACACAAACAGCAATCTTCCAAGAAGAGag CTAAGTGGAATCCAGGCTCTGACATACAGCCCACAAAGAGCAACAGCAGTGGGAATGTGACACTTCTACCAGCTATAAACTGTAATCATCACCTGGATTGTCTGCCAG GTTCCTGCTGCAATCTCAGAAATTACGTATGTGAACTTCACAACCGTGGCCTTAACAACAAGTGCTACGACAACTGCATGTGTGAGGAAG GGCTCCAGTGTTATGCTAAATTACACAGGCATTACCGCATCACTCGCAAAAAGGGACGATGTGTTGATCCTGAAGGTGTAAACTTAAACCATGTCATGTTCAGTGTTGTATAA